One Salvia splendens isolate huo1 chromosome 22, SspV2, whole genome shotgun sequence DNA segment encodes these proteins:
- the LOC121787757 gene encoding uncharacterized protein LOC121787757 — protein sequence MKVTIETGASHQIQSPRNPSDLPEKPGFPPRKPPRRKAHSGVRLRRESGAPTTKRSSRPETPLLRWKFDENNVAADGEEEKAGEAVRNGRRRNRAGVSSRKLAAGLWRLRLAELQDNVAQGGLGIQSGGGHFGASIHCHHADKVHHSPAEDPDSPQSVSGPKHSLLYKFEPSFQFPNYAMEGATKWDPDGWKVSEEVKNIFGPTKPNDEHRASSAKVISALKEELEQARARINELETDRRSSKKKLEQFLRKLSEERAAWRSREHEKVRAIIDDMKADVTREKKNRQRLEIVNSKLVNELADAKLSAKRYLHEYEKERKARVLIEEVCDELAKEIGEDKAEVEALKRESMKLREEVDEERKMLQMAEVWREERVQMKLVDAKVMLEEKYSQMNRLIADLEPFLNSRSDSQEMKKAEFLRQAAASLNIQDVRDLTYEPPNSDDIFSVFEDVNFGESNEREVEPSVGYTPASHASKIHTVSPEIKMLNKDGAHRSSNVYMNQSDELEEDASEWETVSHPEDRGSSYSPDGSDPSVNKNFQASNVPMNGMEWDKDGGQETPIMEISEVDSARLRQLKRVSSISKLWRSCPSNGDNYKIISVDGRLSNGRLSNAGIMSPDHGSAKACLSPQDLSGQWSSPDSGNPHVNRAMKGCIEWPRTGQRNSLKARLLEARMESQKVQLRQVLKHKI from the exons ATGAAGGTGACGATAGAGACAGGTGCCAGCCACCAAATCCAGTCCCCTCGAAACCCTTCAGATCTTCCCGAGAAGCCCGGGTTCCCTCCGCGCAAGCCGCCGCGCCGCAAGGCCCACTCCGGAGTCCGTTTGAGGAGGGAATCCGGAGCTCCGACTACGAAGCGGAGCAGCCGACCCGAAACCCCTTTGCTCAGGTGGAAGTTCGATGAGAATAATGTAGCTGCGGATGGGGAGGAGGAGAAGGCCGGGGAAGCCGTCCGGAACGGCCGTCGGAGGAATAGGGCTGGGGTTTCCTCTAGGAAGCTAGCCGCCGGGTTGTGGCGGCTGCGGCTGGCGGAGCTGCAGGATAATGTCGCCCAAGGAGGATTAGGGATTCAG TCTGGAGGTGGCCATTTCGGAGCCTCTATCCATTGTCATCACGCAGACAAAGTGCATCATTCTCCTGCTGAGGATCCCGACTCTCCACAGTCCGTCTCTGGTCCAAAACACTCCCTTCTCTACAAG TTTGAACCTTCTTTTCAATTTCCGAATTATGCGATGGAGGGTGCGACAAAGTGGGATCCTGATGGTTGGAAAGTATCGGAGGAAGTGAAGAATATATTCGGCCCAACAAAGCCTAACGATGAGCACCGAGCAAGTTCTGCTAAAGTAATATCTGCACTCAAGGAAGAGCTGGAGCAGGCTAGAGCAAGAATCAACGAGCTTGAAACTGATCGCAGATCTTCAAAGAAGAAACTAGAACAATTCTTGCGTAAACTCAGTGAGGAAAGAGCTGCATGGCGGAGCAGAGAACACGAAAAAGTTCGTGCTATTATAGATGACATGAAAGCTGATGTTACCAGGGAAAAGAAGAACCGGCAAAGGCTGGAGATCGTCAATTCTAAGCTGGTCAACGAGTTAGCTGATGCCAAGCTATCGGCCAAGCGTTACCTGCATGAATATGAGAAGGAAAGGAAGGCCAGAGTACTGATAGAGGAGGTTTGCGATGAGCTAGCGAAAGAGATTGGAGAAGACAAGGCTGAAGTGGAAGCATTAAAGAGAGAGTCGATGAAACTTCGGGAGGAAGTGGatgaagagaggaagatgttgcAAATGGCTGAGGTTTGGCGCGAGGAACGGGTTCAAATGAAATTGGTCGATGCCAAGGTGATGCTCGAAGAGAAGTACTCCCAGATGAACAGGCTTATAGCGGATCTTGAACCGTTCCTGAACTCTAGATCAGATTCGCAGGAGATGAAGAAAGCAGAATTTTTACGGCAGGCAGCCGCCTCTCTTAACATACAAGACGTTCGTGATTTAACGTACGAGCCCCCGAACTCTGACGACATTTTCTCCGTCTTTGAAGATGTCAATTTCGGCGAATCCAATGAGAGAGAGGTCGAGCCAAGCGTTGGCTACACCCCTGCGAGTCATGCCTCCAAGATACACACAGTGAGTCCTGAAATAAAGATGCTCAACAAAGACGGCGCTCACAGGAGTTCCAATGTATATATGAACCAGAGTGACGAGCTAGAAGAGGACGCGAGCGAGTGGGAAACCGTGAGCCACCCTGAGGATCGGGGCTCAAGTTACTCACCAGACGGAAGCGACCCTTCTGTCAACAAGAATTTCCAGGCCAGCAACGTCCCAATGAATGGGATGGAATGGGACAAAGATGGAGGGCAGGAGACGCCAATAATGGAAATCAGCGAAGTGGACTCAGCAAGACTGAGGCAGTTGAAGAGGGTCTCTTCAATATCTAAACTATGGAGGTCGTGCCCGAGCAACGGTGACAATTACAAGATCATATCAGTCGATGGAAGGCTCTCGAATGGTAGGCTTTCTAATGCAGGTATCATGTCACCTGATCACGGCTCAGCAAAAGCTTGCCTTAGCCCCCAAGATTTGTCGGGGCAGTGGAGCTCGCCCGACTCAGGAAACCCACACGTGAATCGTGCTATGAAAGGGTGCATTGAATGGCCACGCACCGGGCAGAGGAATAGTTTGAAGGCGAGACTGCTCGAGGCGAGAATGGAGAGCCAAAAGGTCCAGTTGCGCCAGGTTTTGAAGCACAAGATTTGA
- the LOC121785736 gene encoding reactive Intermediate Deaminase A, chloroplastic-like: MAWCAAARSFHMPAIDVGSLRSRAPLAAGIGCVSLAAANFRRSGPSPPFASLGISTDANPVLKEAVQTEKAPAALGPYSQAIKANNMLFMSGVLGLVPETGKFVSDSVEDQTEQVLKNMGEILKASGASYASVVKTTIMLADLKDFKKVNEIYAKYFPAPAPARSTYQVAALPLDAKIEIECIATLQ, from the exons ATGGCGTGGTGCGCCGCCGCGAGGAGCTTCCACATGCCGGCGATCGATGTCGGCTCTCTACGCTCTCGCGCGCCCTTAGCCGCCGGAATCGGCTGTGTTTCCTTGGCTGCCGCTAACTTCCGCCGCTCCGGCCCCTCGCCGCCTTTCGCCTCCTTAGGCATCTCCACTGATGCTAATCCAG TTTTGAAGGAAGCTGTTCAGACAGAAAAAGCTCCGGCGGCATTGGGGCCGTATAGTCAAGCCATCAAAGCGAATAATATGCTTTTCATGTCTGGGGTTCTTGGACTTGTTCCTGAG ACTGGAAAGTTTGTCTCGGATAGCGTAGAAGATCAAACTGAGCAG GTTCTTAAGAATATGGGTGAGATACTGAAGGCTAGTGGTGCAAGCTATGCCTCGGTTGTCAAGACAACAATCAT GTTGGCTGATCTGAAAGACTTCAAGAAAGTCAATGAAATTTATGCTAAAT ACTTTCCAGCACCGGCTCCAGCACGTTCAACCTACCAGGTTGCCGCCTTACCATTGGATGCAAAAATCGAGATCGAGTGCATTGCCACACTGCAATAA